A stretch of Chitinophaga caeni DNA encodes these proteins:
- a CDS encoding helix-turn-helix domain-containing protein, whose translation MLQRKQKNISRLGKRISTSVDIIGRYERDAMMPFIEVIIKIADILDISIDYLVGKTNLVLDQATLKRLEDINALAPDAKIYILEHIDMTIRDFKNKTAYSR comes from the coding sequence GCGCAAGCAGAAAAATATCTCCCGGCTTGGCAAACGCATCAGCACCTCCGTAGATATCATCGGGCGCTATGAACGCGATGCCATGATGCCTTTTATCGAGGTCATTATTAAAATTGCGGATATACTGGATATCTCTATAGACTACCTGGTGGGCAAAACAAACCTGGTACTAGATCAGGCTACGCTTAAAAGACTGGAGGATATTAATGCGCTGGCACCGGATGCTAAAATTTATATCCTCGAACATATTGATATGACGATCAGGGATTTTAAAAATAAAACGGCTTACAGTAGGTAA